A region from the Triticum aestivum cultivar Chinese Spring chromosome 3D, IWGSC CS RefSeq v2.1, whole genome shotgun sequence genome encodes:
- the LOC123074563 gene encoding putative aminoacrylate hydrolase RutD translates to MVNLVEAQKPLLHFLIRRAGLRHHTVDVDGEGTVLTFWVPKDKLPKDKSTVCEITPEAAAPAAKIKKQSKTKAKASRPSVVLVHGFAAEGIVTWQFQAGVLAKHYDVYIPDLLYFGGSTSPSTDRSPGFQAECLVAALGKLGVERCTVVGFSYGGMVAFKMAEAHPGLVRSLVVSGSVVAMTDSISETTLERIGVKSSAELLLPDSVKGLKALLSIAAHRKLWFPERLHRDYLQVMFTNRKERAELLEGLVVSNKDATVPVLPQKILLLWGHNDNIFNIELAKTMKEQLGEETMLQSIDKAGHLVHLERPCVYNRRLLEFLAYVSAEASKE, encoded by the exons ATGGTGAACTTGGTGGAGGCGCAGAAGCCGCTGCTGCACTTCCTGATCAGGAGGGCCGGGCTCCGGCACCACACGGTGGACGTGGACGGCGAGGGCACGGTGCTCACCTTCTGGGTGCCCAAGGACAAACTCCCCAAGGACAAGTCCACCGTGTGCGAGATCACGCCCGAAGCGGCGGCGCCGGCCGCCAAGATCAAGAAGCAGAGCAAGACGAAAGCCAAGGCCTCGCGGCCATCCGTCGTCCTCGTGCACGGCTTCGCGGCCGAAGGCATTGTCACGTGGCAGTTCCAG gCTGGTGTGCTGGCGAAGCACTACGACGTGTACATCCCGGACCTGCTCTACTTCGGCGGCTCCACGTCGCCGTCGACGGACCGGTCGCCGGGGTTCCAGGCGGAGTGCCTGGTGGCTGCGCTGGGCAAGCTGGGCGTGGAGAGGTGCACGGTGGTGGGGTTCAGCTACGGCGGGATGGTGGCCTTCAAGATGGCCGAGGCGCACCCGGGCCTCGTCCGGTCGCTCGTCGTGTCGGGCTCCGTCGTCGCCATGACGGACTCCATCAGCGAGACCACGCTGGAGAGGATCGGCGTCAAGTCGTCGGCGGAGCTGCTGCTGCCGGACTCCGTCAAGGGGCTCAAGGCGCTGCTCTCCATCGCCGCCCACAGGAAACTCTGGTTCCCGGAACGCCTTCACAGGGACTACCTCCAG GTGATGTTCACCAACCGCAAGGAAAGAGCAGAGCTGCTGGAAGGTTTGGTGGTCAGCAACAAAGACGCCACCGTGCCCGTTTTGCCACAG AAAATACTTCTGCTCTGGGGACACAACGACAACATTTTCAACATAGAGCTCGCCAAGACAATGAAAGA GCAGCTCGGGGAGGAGACGATGCTGCAGAGCATAGACAAGGCCGGGCATCTCGTGCACCTGGAGAGGCCCTGCGTCTACAACCGCCGCCTCTTGGAGTTCCTCGCATACGTCAGTGCTGAAGCTTCCAAGGAGTGA